Proteins encoded together in one Marispirochaeta sp. window:
- a CDS encoding cache domain-containing protein, with product MKITSRSTFRLAASLVAAIAVIIVLNVTFALNLRESMLDMRKQEIKRLVALGVNAVKPIISRYEEGGLKKNQAIFQIRLTLRSLVYDDPATKNYIFMSAYDGTMLVQPFEPELEGTDQWNMQDVNGKYLIQELIKTAKQGGGYVEYYYPTPDRRIPEKKISYVVGIDSLGCYIGTGLYINDINFIMDRQFRGGALGIIGVLLIFTTILIFLFRPYYRAYSFLLYRFSMIAKNPDKIETTMPSYKKNHSEARVLLSNFRSMLIHLKDSRLQLESSLQEKEVLLKEVHHRVKNNLQIISSLLNLQSSELSQEQQHILRDSVVRIRAMALVHESVYAGKTLHNIDMAEYIRQLSSSVLQLYTSNGGRPEIKIHVDEFPMSVDQSVLCGLILTELLTNALKHAFLNPSEGIIIVEVRKEKSRMILSVADNGTGTDPALLENPNGSLGITLIQALTQQLDGKLSLETRNGTRFTVIFPDREPDSGKKPADGQSPSSVV from the coding sequence GTGAAGATCACCTCCCGCAGTACATTTCGTCTTGCAGCCTCGCTGGTCGCTGCAATCGCTGTCATTATAGTCCTCAATGTTACTTTCGCGCTTAATCTGAGGGAAAGCATGCTTGACATGCGTAAACAGGAAATAAAGCGCCTTGTTGCCCTGGGTGTCAATGCGGTAAAGCCAATTATCTCGCGCTACGAAGAGGGGGGCCTGAAAAAGAATCAGGCTATCTTCCAGATCAGATTGACCCTCCGCTCCCTGGTATACGACGACCCCGCCACCAAAAACTACATTTTCATGAGCGCCTACGACGGCACAATGCTGGTCCAGCCCTTTGAACCTGAGCTGGAAGGAACGGACCAGTGGAACATGCAGGATGTTAACGGAAAGTATCTTATACAGGAACTTATAAAAACCGCTAAACAGGGAGGGGGCTACGTCGAGTACTACTACCCTACCCCGGACCGCAGGATACCGGAAAAAAAGATCTCCTACGTGGTCGGGATCGATTCCCTTGGCTGCTACATAGGGACCGGACTTTACATTAACGATATCAACTTTATTATGGATCGTCAGTTCCGCGGCGGGGCCCTGGGGATAATCGGCGTTCTGCTCATTTTTACGACGATCCTGATTTTTCTGTTCCGGCCCTATTACCGGGCTTACAGTTTTCTTCTTTATCGCTTTTCCATGATTGCGAAAAATCCGGATAAGATAGAAACCACTATGCCGAGCTATAAAAAGAACCACTCGGAAGCCCGGGTGCTTCTAAGCAACTTCAGGAGCATGCTGATCCACCTGAAGGACTCCAGACTGCAGCTTGAATCGTCATTACAGGAAAAAGAGGTTCTATTAAAAGAAGTCCATCACCGGGTAAAGAACAATCTGCAGATCATCTCATCTCTTTTGAACCTTCAGTCCTCGGAACTCTCCCAGGAGCAGCAGCACATTCTTCGGGACAGCGTTGTACGCATCAGGGCCATGGCCCTGGTCCATGAGTCCGTTTACGCTGGAAAAACCCTGCATAACATTGATATGGCTGAGTATATCCGGCAGCTCTCAAGTTCGGTTCTCCAATTGTATACCTCGAATGGCGGCCGGCCTGAAATAAAGATTCACGTTGACGAATTCCCCATGAGTGTAGACCAGTCGGTACTCTGCGGCCTGATCCTTACCGAGCTGCTTACAAATGCTTTAAAGCACGCGTTCCTCAACCCTTCAGAGGGCATCATCATTGTGGAGGTCCGGAAGGAAAAGTCCCGCATGATTCTGTCTGTAGCAGACAACGGAACAGGAACAGACCCCGCGCTTCTTGAGAATCCCAACGGATCCCTGGGAATAACCCTGATCCAGGCATTGACCCAGCAGCTCGACGGAAAACTGTCTCTGGAAACACGTAATGGAACACGCTTTACCGTTATTTTTCCGGATAGAGAACCTGACAGCGGTAAAAAGCCTGCAGATGGACAGAGCCCCTCTTCCGTGGTATAG
- a CDS encoding B12-binding domain-containing radical SAM protein — MNEKPRALLIHPPVCDFALYDLFLKPYGLFRIAGALQQGGYEVHYLNALDYRDAVTAETLGSPKRKSNGTGKFFRSPLPIPRELQKRLPGDFQRHFARYGVLPEVMKTQIQKARPDIVFLSTGMTYWYKGAEEAGMMVKTLFPDVPLIAGGVYASLMPRHCRDHTGADRVPGSLDGESLDKLLAGTGLPTVRIEGPLPDPPENRALWGDAGVLRLNEGCPFSCDYCASGALHPGFIQGDPEKEFDQFERLYRAGLRNFAFYDDALLVNSESMLVPFLEKILDSDMSPSFYTPNAVHVSKISPTIAGLMKRAGFMEVRLGYESSSRNFHAAHGPKYREESFSETVETLRRAGFASRQIAVYILAGLPEQRSDEVQDSVHEAREGKVRIHIAEFSPVPGSPLWEKCVAKSRYPLTEEPLFHNNTFFPMEWGEFTRGDLTSIKENVAIWNRGILT, encoded by the coding sequence ATGAACGAAAAACCCCGTGCTTTGCTGATACATCCGCCGGTCTGCGATTTTGCCCTGTACGATCTGTTTCTCAAGCCTTACGGGCTTTTCAGAATCGCCGGGGCACTGCAGCAGGGGGGATACGAAGTCCATTACCTGAACGCCCTGGATTACCGCGACGCAGTCACCGCTGAGACTCTCGGCTCCCCGAAACGTAAAAGCAATGGCACGGGAAAGTTCTTCCGCAGCCCCCTCCCGATACCCCGGGAACTGCAAAAGCGTCTGCCCGGGGATTTTCAGCGGCATTTCGCCCGATACGGAGTTCTGCCTGAGGTTATGAAAACGCAGATACAGAAGGCCCGTCCGGATATCGTGTTCCTCAGCACCGGAATGACCTACTGGTACAAGGGAGCAGAGGAAGCAGGGATGATGGTAAAAACCCTTTTCCCCGATGTTCCGCTTATTGCCGGCGGGGTGTATGCCTCACTGATGCCGCGGCACTGCCGTGATCATACCGGTGCCGACAGGGTCCCCGGCAGCCTTGATGGCGAAAGCCTGGATAAGCTGCTTGCCGGGACAGGCCTGCCGACGGTCAGAATTGAGGGTCCGCTCCCTGATCCTCCGGAGAATAGAGCGCTTTGGGGCGATGCCGGGGTGCTGAGACTGAACGAAGGCTGTCCTTTCAGCTGCGACTACTGTGCATCCGGAGCCCTCCACCCGGGCTTTATACAGGGAGACCCGGAGAAAGAGTTTGACCAGTTTGAACGGCTCTACAGAGCGGGCCTGCGGAATTTTGCTTTTTACGACGACGCTCTTCTTGTTAACAGCGAGTCCATGCTTGTTCCCTTTCTTGAGAAAATACTGGATTCGGACATGAGCCCGTCGTTCTATACACCCAACGCAGTGCATGTAAGCAAGATAAGCCCTACGATCGCAGGCCTCATGAAACGCGCAGGCTTCATGGAGGTGCGCCTTGGCTACGAAAGTTCTTCCCGGAATTTTCATGCTGCCCACGGGCCCAAGTACCGGGAAGAGAGCTTTAGCGAAACCGTGGAGACACTGCGGCGGGCAGGGTTTGCATCCAGGCAGATCGCAGTGTATATCCTGGCCGGGCTGCCGGAACAGAGAAGTGATGAGGTACAGGATTCAGTGCACGAAGCCCGCGAGGGGAAGGTACGGATCCATATTGCCGAATTCTCCCCGGTCCCCGGGAGTCCCCTATGGGAAAAATGTGTCGCGAAAAGCCGCTATCCTCTGACAGAAGAACCTCTGTTTCACAACAATACCTTTTTCCCCATGGAATGGGGGGAATTCACCCGGGGGGATCTGACTTCCATCAAAGAGAACGTCGCTATCTGGAACCGGGGGATTCTTACTTAG
- a CDS encoding methyl-accepting chemotaxis protein, with amino-acid sequence MTGLLAILRRQTGTIDEVAGADVKCADCRNIEPGEIIAFFHRLSGGRLDLTFELPGINPVAQAVNGHVSSLESFFSSLMENLVQVSGSGKYLEERVGSLSRQADTQTVSVREITLETNRLNGEIHSLAERVSGFAGLTHDSFNAASEGYSLNGEFQMRLENLKAGMVRTVGAMNKLTGLLDSVLSLTEIIDESAEALHLISINTAIEAARAGDRGFGVIATELRALARRAGETVREVDRIVNSVHEEIKAVDEAIEDSASVMDVLISDSERVGEAFSGINEFARKVEEEGSSISNEILKQREGLGSVATRVQAISRASEEIQGEAENTGAVATQLKSIVGTILEKTGSLRLRRHKRAVELLQECLKGVSRLPGTDREHLDRYLEEWICKHDQVELVYAMDSRGRQVSSNIVSGKHKGSVREQGFGEDRSRKEYFSSLQNSNKVYVSDIYLSDASSRLCITVSGSTIDLEGDRLCIALDLNLEGLVRV; translated from the coding sequence ATGACTGGATTATTAGCTATTCTGCGGAGGCAGACAGGAACAATCGATGAGGTTGCGGGAGCGGATGTAAAGTGCGCCGATTGCCGGAATATTGAACCGGGAGAAATTATCGCGTTCTTTCACCGATTATCCGGCGGAAGACTGGACTTGACATTCGAACTCCCGGGAATAAATCCCGTCGCACAGGCAGTTAACGGGCATGTTTCTTCCCTGGAAAGCTTTTTCTCTTCCCTTATGGAGAATCTTGTCCAGGTAAGCGGTTCAGGAAAATATCTGGAAGAACGGGTGGGAAGTCTGTCTCGCCAGGCAGATACTCAGACTGTCTCTGTACGGGAAATTACCCTGGAGACGAACAGGTTAAATGGAGAGATCCATTCTCTTGCGGAACGGGTTTCCGGGTTTGCGGGTCTGACACACGATTCCTTTAACGCGGCATCCGAGGGCTATTCCCTGAACGGGGAGTTTCAGATGCGTCTGGAAAATCTGAAAGCCGGCATGGTTCGGACTGTCGGAGCTATGAACAAACTGACCGGTCTGCTGGACTCTGTTCTGTCTCTCACGGAAATTATCGATGAATCTGCGGAGGCACTTCACCTGATATCCATAAATACCGCCATAGAGGCAGCCAGGGCCGGCGACAGGGGCTTCGGGGTGATCGCAACAGAACTGCGGGCTCTGGCCCGTCGTGCAGGAGAAACGGTCCGCGAGGTGGACCGCATTGTAAATTCCGTTCATGAAGAGATAAAGGCTGTTGACGAGGCAATTGAGGATTCCGCTTCCGTCATGGATGTTCTGATCAGCGACTCCGAAAGGGTTGGAGAGGCTTTCTCCGGAATAAACGAATTTGCACGGAAAGTAGAGGAGGAGGGATCTTCTATTTCAAATGAAATACTGAAGCAACGGGAAGGGCTGGGATCGGTGGCTACGCGGGTGCAGGCAATATCCCGGGCCAGTGAAGAGATTCAGGGAGAGGCGGAGAATACCGGAGCTGTGGCAACTCAGCTGAAAAGTATCGTCGGGACTATTCTTGAGAAAACCGGGAGTCTTCGACTAAGGCGGCATAAGCGGGCAGTGGAGCTGCTGCAGGAGTGTTTGAAAGGTGTTTCCCGGCTTCCCGGAACAGACCGGGAACACCTGGACCGGTATCTGGAAGAGTGGATATGCAAGCATGATCAGGTCGAGCTGGTTTATGCCATGGACAGCCGGGGGAGACAGGTGAGCTCGAATATTGTAAGCGGTAAGCATAAAGGCTCTGTGCGGGAACAGGGTTTCGGCGAAGACCGCTCGCGGAAAGAGTATTTCTCGTCCCTTCAAAACAGCAATAAGGTCTATGTTTCGGATATCTATCTCTCTGATGCCAGTAGCAGGCTCTGCATTACCGTGTCCGGATCGACAATTGACCTGGAGGGTGACAGGCTTTGTATCGCCCTGGACCTTAACCTCGAAGGTCTGGTACGGGTTTGA
- the nifA gene encoding nif-specific transcriptional activator NifA: MDEDRQHYRRKIKELQLLFEISRILDGSIDLKEIINPVLRSMAENMGMLRGTITLLNRQTGEIGIEASYGLSIKQQERGKYKIGEGITGKVVEKGEPMIIPNINNDTQFLNKTGARNELQKKDVSFIIVPIKIGNETIGTLSVDRLFAINISLEEDLRLLSIIASMIAQAVKLRRSIQEERQRLMAENIRLQQELEERFRPANIIGNSRAMQEVFDLIAQVSKSEATVLIRGESGTGKELVAHAIHYNSLRAEKPFIKVNCAALPETVIESELFGHEKGAFTGAIQTRKGRFEQADGGTIFLDEIGDLSPTTQVKLLRVLQEREFERVGGNATIHCNVRIVAATNRNLEELMGQGIFREDLYYRLNVFPIHIPPLRDRQSDITLLADYFIEKYSDKNHKLIKRISTSAIELLMSYHWPGNVRELENCIERAVLLATEDVIHGHHLPPSLQSAESTSTNLSSTLPEAMDKLERELLLDALKSSRGNMAKAARHLGISERIMGLRVKKHNIDSQHFRRG, from the coding sequence ATGGATGAAGACAGGCAGCATTATCGCAGAAAAATAAAGGAACTTCAACTTCTCTTTGAAATCAGCCGCATTCTGGACGGAAGCATCGATCTCAAGGAGATAATCAATCCTGTACTCCGCTCCATGGCAGAAAATATGGGGATGCTCCGGGGGACAATCACCCTGTTGAATCGGCAGACCGGGGAAATAGGCATAGAGGCCTCCTACGGGCTTTCGATAAAGCAGCAGGAACGGGGGAAATATAAAATAGGAGAAGGAATTACCGGTAAAGTTGTTGAAAAGGGGGAACCTATGATTATCCCCAACATCAACAACGACACCCAGTTTCTCAACAAGACCGGGGCGCGCAACGAACTGCAGAAAAAGGATGTCTCGTTTATAATCGTGCCCATCAAGATAGGGAACGAAACCATCGGAACCCTGAGCGTTGACCGACTCTTCGCAATCAACATCAGTCTTGAAGAGGACCTGCGGCTCCTGTCGATCATTGCATCCATGATTGCCCAGGCGGTCAAGCTGCGTCGCTCAATCCAGGAGGAGCGGCAACGGCTGATGGCGGAAAACATCCGTCTTCAGCAGGAACTGGAGGAACGCTTTCGTCCTGCCAACATCATCGGGAACTCCCGGGCCATGCAGGAGGTCTTCGACCTCATTGCCCAGGTATCCAAAAGCGAGGCCACAGTGCTGATCCGCGGCGAAAGCGGTACCGGGAAAGAGCTGGTTGCCCACGCAATCCACTACAACAGCCTGCGGGCGGAGAAACCCTTTATCAAGGTAAACTGCGCCGCTCTTCCGGAGACAGTAATCGAAAGCGAACTCTTTGGTCATGAAAAAGGCGCCTTTACCGGGGCCATTCAAACCAGGAAAGGCCGTTTTGAGCAGGCCGATGGGGGGACGATCTTTCTTGACGAAATCGGAGACCTCTCGCCTACAACCCAAGTCAAGCTGCTGAGGGTATTGCAGGAGCGGGAATTCGAGCGGGTTGGCGGTAACGCGACCATTCACTGCAACGTCAGGATTGTCGCCGCTACCAACCGGAACCTTGAAGAGCTCATGGGACAGGGGATATTCCGGGAAGACCTCTATTACCGGCTCAATGTTTTCCCCATCCACATACCCCCCTTGCGGGACCGACAGTCCGATATCACCCTGCTGGCAGACTACTTCATTGAGAAATACAGCGACAAGAACCACAAACTGATCAAACGTATTTCTACTTCTGCCATAGAACTGCTGATGAGCTACCATTGGCCGGGCAACGTGAGGGAACTGGAGAACTGCATTGAGCGGGCGGTTCTGCTGGCCACGGAAGATGTGATTCATGGACATCATCTGCCGCCAAGCCTTCAGTCTGCAGAATCGACCAGCACGAACCTGAGCTCTACCCTGCCGGAGGCCATGGACAAGCTGGAGCGGGAACTGCTGCTGGACGCCCTTAAATCCAGCCGGGGCAACATGGCTAAAGCCGCCAGGCACCTGGGGATCTCAGAACGGATAATGGGCCTCCGGGTTAAAAAGCACAATATCGATTCACAGCACTTCCGGCGGGGCTGA
- the rpmG gene encoding 50S ribosomal protein L33 produces MAKAKKGAVELVALKCSECNRRNYTTSKNRRNIQGKLEFKKYCRFDRKHTLHVETKVK; encoded by the coding sequence ATGGCAAAGGCAAAGAAGGGCGCAGTTGAGCTGGTGGCGCTGAAGTGCAGCGAGTGTAACCGCAGGAATTATACAACCAGCAAGAATCGACGCAACATTCAAGGCAAGCTGGAATTCAAGAAGTACTGCCGCTTCGACCGTAAGCATACGCTGCATGTCGAAACAAAG